From the Mycoplasmatota bacterium genome, one window contains:
- a CDS encoding DUF5131 family protein, which yields MAAWNPWRGCHKKSEGCKNCYIHRANSRKGINTDIIYKTEEFYKPIEKNNKGNYKIKSGQTVFLCFNSDFLIEEADEWRKEVWNMIRIRNDLNFMFITKRIERFMIGLPDDFDYGYDNITVSISVENQQRADERIPILKELPIKHKLIIIQPMLEKIDISDYLDNSIDGVVVGGESGSKVRPLNYEWVLNIREQCIKKNVNFTFRQLGSTFIKDGITFKVKKQHLCSQARKANINFSK from the coding sequence ATGGCTGCATGGAACCCATGGAGAGGATGCCATAAAAAGAGTGAAGGATGTAAAAACTGTTACATACATAGGGCAAACTCTAGAAAAGGGATTAATACAGACATCATATATAAAACAGAAGAATTTTATAAACCTATTGAAAAAAATAATAAGGGAAACTACAAAATAAAAAGTGGACAAACAGTGTTTTTATGTTTCAATAGTGACTTCTTGATTGAGGAAGCAGATGAATGGCGAAAAGAAGTATGGAATATGATAAGAATACGTAATGATTTAAATTTTATGTTTATCACAAAGCGTATCGAACGTTTCATGATAGGATTACCAGATGATTTTGATTACGGATATGATAATATAACAGTTAGTATATCTGTAGAGAATCAACAAAGAGCTGATGAAAGAATTCCTATTTTGAAAGAATTACCAATCAAACATAAATTAATCATTATTCAACCTATGCTTGAAAAAATAGATATATCAGATTATTTAGATAATTCTATTGATGGTGTAGTCGTAGGTGGAGAGTCTGGAAGCAAAGTTAGACCTTTAAACTATGAATGGGTTCTAAATATAAGAGAACAGTGTATTAAAAAGAATGTTAATTTTACTTTCAGGCAACTTGGTTCTACATTCATTAAAGATGGGATCACCTTTAAAGTTAAGAAACAACATTTATGTTCTCAGGCTAGAAAGGCAAATATAAATTTTAGTAAATGA
- a CDS encoding TetR family transcriptional regulator — protein MVKVVLETENGNCDNSIREIGRLSNINSAAISYYFGSKDNLILVAIKLL, from the coding sequence ATTGTAAAAGTGGTATTAGAAACTGAAAATGGTAATTGCGATAATAGTATTAGAGAAATAGGTAGGTTATCAAATATTAATTCTGCTGCGATTAGTTACTATTTTGGTTCTAAAGATAACTTAATTTTAGTTGCAATTAAGTTATTATAA
- a CDS encoding helix-turn-helix transcriptional regulator: MKGAKKKDNKQIRLFLKELRIKHKLTQKDLADILVITPQTVSKWELGTSIPNLDMLLSLSKLYKVSVDEIIQCEIKQEEKYDKISIENIIVLGLYLLILGLAIAIPFINFIIVDSSYLEYGWFYNPEIFPIIPIALKLSSWWVITLLLFLPVFLSVTNVIDKKKTSNVIISMVAGISLITFTLPILSSPMFINAQLGIIFLILYILFLLLSSVLIIVPIKNPVINYKLLKPEKIIVISLLFAVALPLPFLYHSHGWNYFKIQDQVLYFFTLLLPILIFLKYTTKIPQRYINILSIILSLVLISTTLIYIFNSGLLIPSLFIYIYVIILGYDLRDPFKKKKITFKSLLPLSIIIVDLLSITVYLYLLTNHGDLFYSVGMYGTNIFLEDLGFGSMIYLNIILLLVAIVFRLAKLKRISQVMYVLWAVWVTYFTTVLCVRFVFNHDYHMTDGEMFFVPPILIVLYLITFIINKILTKTKM; the protein is encoded by the coding sequence TTGAAAGGGGCGAAAAAAAAGGACAACAAACAAATCAGATTATTTTTAAAGGAATTACGAATAAAACATAAGCTAACACAAAAGGATCTTGCAGATATTTTAGTCATTACTCCTCAAACAGTATCAAAATGGGAGCTTGGAACAAGTATACCTAATTTAGATATGTTATTATCATTAAGTAAATTATACAAAGTATCAGTCGATGAAATCATTCAATGCGAAATCAAACAGGAAGAAAAATATGACAAAATTAGTATAGAAAATATAATTGTTTTGGGACTATATTTATTGATTTTAGGGCTTGCGATTGCTATTCCATTTATTAATTTTATTATTGTAGATTCAAGTTACCTTGAATATGGATGGTTTTATAATCCAGAAATATTCCCGATAATACCAATCGCACTAAAACTATCTAGTTGGTGGGTAATTACTCTACTCTTATTTTTACCAGTATTTCTATCTGTTACTAATGTAATCGATAAAAAGAAAACATCAAATGTAATCATAAGTATGGTGGCAGGAATATCACTAATTACATTTACATTGCCAATTCTTTCATCACCAATGTTTATAAATGCACAACTTGGAATAATATTTCTCATCTTATATATTTTATTCTTACTACTAAGTTCAGTCTTAATAATAGTACCAATCAAAAACCCAGTAATCAATTATAAATTACTAAAACCAGAAAAAATCATTGTGATTTCACTGTTATTTGCAGTTGCTTTACCACTTCCGTTTTTATACCACAGTCATGGATGGAATTATTTTAAAATACAAGATCAAGTTCTTTATTTCTTTACTTTATTATTACCTATTTTAATCTTTCTGAAATATACTACAAAAATACCACAACGGTATATCAATATCCTATCTATAATATTATCTTTAGTTCTAATATCTACTACATTAATATACATTTTTAATAGTGGACTATTAATACCGTCATTATTTATATATATTTATGTGATTATTTTAGGATATGATTTAAGAGATCCATTCAAGAAAAAGAAGATTACTTTCAAAAGTTTATTACCTCTTAGTATCATAATTGTAGACCTATTATCTATAACTGTATATCTGTACTTACTAACTAACCATGGCGATTTATTCTATAGTGTTGGAATGTATGGTACTAATATATTTTTAGAGGATTTAGGGTTTGGGTCAATGATATATTTAAACATTATATTATTATTAGTCGCAATCGTGTTTAGACTTGCTAAATTAAAACGAATTTCACAAGTTATGTATGTTTTATGGGCTGTATGGGTAACATACTTTACTACAGTATTATGTGTACGCTTTGTTTTTAATCATGATTATCATATGACTGACGGAGAGATGTTTTTCGTACCACCAATCTTAATAGTATTATACTTAATCACGTTTATAATAAATAAAATATTAACAAAAACAAAAATGTAG
- a CDS encoding class I SAM-dependent methyltransferase translates to MNYIDTNKDIWDKKVDEKDCWTKPVSSEEVDKARKGEWEIKLTPVKAVPRDWFPKTMAGKKILCLASGGGQQGPIIAATGAEVTVFDNSQKQLEQDKLVAERDNLKIRTLQGDMRDLSIFEDDSFDFIIHPWSNCYVDSVLPVWKEANRVLKKGGTMIAGFANPLEYIFDLKAFNEGNLVVRHSVPYSDLTSITESELKELVLEQGEAIAFGHTLEDQIQGQILAGFMIAGFYEDNNGGWSPLDKYINTSIATKAVKL, encoded by the coding sequence ATGAATTACATAGATACAAACAAAGATATTTGGGACAAGAAAGTAGATGAAAAGGATTGCTGGACAAAACCTGTGAGTTCAGAAGAAGTAGATAAAGCAAGAAAAGGAGAATGGGAAATAAAACTGACTCCTGTTAAGGCGGTACCAAGAGATTGGTTTCCAAAGACAATGGCTGGAAAGAAAATTCTATGTCTTGCATCTGGAGGAGGGCAACAAGGACCAATTATTGCTGCAACAGGAGCAGAAGTGACGGTTTTTGATAATAGCCAAAAGCAATTAGAGCAGGATAAATTAGTCGCTGAAAGAGATAATTTAAAAATTAGAACCCTACAAGGTGATATGAGGGATTTATCCATATTTGAAGATGACTCATTTGACTTCATTATTCACCCATGGTCGAACTGTTATGTAGATTCTGTGTTACCAGTCTGGAAAGAAGCCAATAGGGTTCTTAAAAAGGGAGGTACCATGATTGCGGGTTTTGCAAATCCTCTTGAATATATCTTTGATTTAAAAGCTTTTAATGAAGGAAATTTGGTTGTAAGACACAGTGTACCTTATTCGGACTTAACGAGTATTACAGAATCAGAGTTGAAGGAACTTGTATTGGAACAAGGAGAAGCTATAGCGTTCGGTCATACATTGGAAGATCAGATTCAGGGACAAATCTTAGCAGGATTCATGATTGCAGGTTTTTATGAGGATAATAATGGTGGTTGGAGTCCTTTAGATAAATATATAAATACTTCAATTGCGACAAAAGCAGTTAAGTTATAA
- a CDS encoding HXXEE domain-containing protein produces MINIEFVSVIWLFPIVFMLHDFEEIIFMKWWIQRNRLVLLKKFSKISKVYNEFSTEAFALAVSEEFIILFLITLGSIIFNWYYLWLGVLIGFLFI; encoded by the coding sequence ATGATAAATATAGAATTTGTTAGTGTTATTTGGTTGTTTCCAATTGTTTTTATGTTACATGATTTTGAAGAAATTATATTTATGAAATGGTGGATCCAGAGGAATAGATTGGTATTGCTTAAAAAGTTTTCTAAAATTTCTAAGGTATATAATGAATTTAGTACAGAAGCTTTTGCATTAGCTGTAAGTGAAGAATTTATTATTTTATTCTTAATTACATTAGGATCAATTATATTTAATTGGTACTATTTATGGCTTGGTGTATTAATAGGTTTTTTGTTCATTTAG